One region of Camelina sativa cultivar DH55 chromosome 6, Cs, whole genome shotgun sequence genomic DNA includes:
- the LOC104698807 gene encoding uncharacterized protein LOC104698807 yields the protein MANQNEGSSTPSSEIKFVWNRELSHGLLQLCNDQNDKGHWKGTCLDEIGRQSVRAEFLKRFGLDLPWKTFKNRMDHIKKQYDVYKRITRTATGLGFNEFGELDMSADWWNELISSCPEASRLRSHPLKDIPLLDRLYARVNVSVNEGWQPRAGPSQLRPDPPSPLIKVNDSDEELTPLGPIGKSCRGKGKDVASSSRKRAQPDKWDRLTTALEDQGQFWKGGRETFESLNPFSCAVCMQELTKMTLLNHESELYWAAIDYLASDENGRQIFMSLPNEEEKIKFLERKTGKSDWAA from the exons ATGGCAAATCAAAATGAAGGTTCTTCAACACCATCTTCCGAG ataaaatTTGTGTGGAATCGTGAACTGAGTCATGGATTATTGCAATTGTGCAATGATCAAAATGACAAAGGTCACTGGAAGGGTACATGTCTTGACGAAATTGGTCGACAAAGTGTTCGAGCTGAATTTCTCAAACGTTTTGGTTTGGATCTTCCGTGGAAAACTTTCAAAAACCGGATGGATCACATAAAAAAGCAGTACGATGTTTACAAGAGGATCACACGAACAGCTACTGGATTGGGATTCAATGAATTTGGAGAGCTCGACATGTCAGCTGATTGGTGGAATGAGCTAATAAGT AGTTGTCCAGAAGCATCTAGGCTAAGGTCACATCCTCTGAAAGACATTCCTCTACTTGATCGTTTGTATGCTCGAGTCAATGTTTCGGTAAATGAGGGATGGCAACCTCGTGCCGGACCAAGTCAACTACGTCCTGATCCACCTAGTCCATTGATAAAAGTGAACGACTCGGATGAAGAACTGACACCACTGGGACCGATTGGAAAATCGTGTCGTGGGAAAGGTAAAGATGTAGCTTCATCTTCTCGTAAACGAGCTCAACCAGATAAGTGGGATCGTCTCACAACCGCTCTCGAAGACCAAGGACAATTTTGGAAAGGTGGCCGTGAGACTTTTGAATCTCTAAATCCGTTTAGTTGTGCTGTGTGTATGCAAGAGCTCACAAAGATGACTCTTCTTAACCATGAAAGTGAGTTGTATTGGGCTGCAATTGATTATCTTGCTTCAGATGAGAATGGTCGCCAAATCTTCATGTCGTTgccaaatgaagaagagaagattaaaTTTCTGGAGCGAAAGACTGGAAAATCTGATTGGGCAGCATGA
- the LOC104698808 gene encoding putative nuclease HARBI1: MHDITLDRINNFSFSFFLQELAISYNQNLLKVIALLIESECLDPNRDRQLMRIDRGRGWRHTMQMINGHDRECFETLRMHQETFQLLCGTLKKDYGLRDCRECGLEEAVAMFLETVAHDEVQRTIATHYQRNQETVNRKFHEVLDALVRMSQDIIKPEENELRQVNPILSADRRYYPFFSGCIGALDGTHVAVRVGSDKKEKYWNLRKQHPTMNVLAICNFKMEFIYTYVGTPGRAHDSKILTYCAQNDEYFPTPPEGRYFLVDSGYPNRKGYLSPYRRTRYHPHQWPGGPPTNENEMFNKRHSSLRSVVERTFGVWKGKFAIIRNPAHYDLQTHCKIVAATMTLHNFIRRSSRIDKDFQE, encoded by the coding sequence ATGCATGATATTACTTTGGATCGTATTaacaatttttccttttctttctttttgcaggAATTAGCTATCTCTTACAACCAGAATTTGCTCAAAGTAATTGCTTTGTTGATCGAGAGTGAATGCTTGGATCCAAACAGGGATAGACAACTAATGAGAATTGATCGAGGTCGTGGATGGCGCCATACGATGCAAATGATAAATGGCCATGATCGAGAATGTTTCGAAACTCTACGAATGCATCAAGAAACTTTCCAACTATTATGTGGTACATTGAAGAAAGATTATGGACTACGAGATTGTCGAGAATGTGGATTAGAAGAAGCTGTTGCGATGTTTCTTGAAACTGTTGCACATGACGAAGTCCAACGAACAATTGCAACACATTATCAACGCAATCAAGAGACAGTAAATCGAAAGTTTCATGAAGTTTTGGATGCACTGGTTCGCATGTCTCAAGATATTATAAAGCCTGAAGAAAACGAACTCCGACAGGTAAATCCCATTTTGTCAGCTGATAGAAGGTATTATCCTTTTTTTAGTGGTTGCATAGGAGCTCTTGATGGTACACATGTGGCAGTAAGAGTTGGAAGtgataagaaagaaaagtatTGGAACTTACGTAAGCAACATCCTACCATGAACGTGCTTGCGATTTGTAACTTCAAAATGgagtttatatatacatatgtgggAACACCAGGAAGGGCACACGATTCGAAGATATTGACATATTGTGCGCAAAACGATGAATATTTTCCAACTCCACCTGAAGGAAGATATTTTCTCGTTGATTCAGGATATCCTAATAGAAAAGGATATCTTTCTCCGTATCGTCGAACCCGATATCATCCGCATCAATGGCCAGGAGGACCACCAACAAATGAGAATGAAATGTTTAATAAACGTCATTCCTCTTTGCGTTCTGTTGTTGAGCGAACATTCGGTGTATGGAAAGGAAAGTTTGCTATCATCAGGAATCCAGCACACTATGATCTTCAAACGCATTGTAAGATTGTTGCAGCGACTATGACATTGCATAACTTCATACGAAGATCATCAAGAATTGATAAAGATTTTCAAGAGTAA
- the LOC109133479 gene encoding 40S ribosomal protein S29 — translation MGHSNVWNSHPKKYGPGSRTCRVCGNSHGLIRKYGLNCCRQCFRSNAKEIGFIKYR, via the exons ATGGGGCACTCCAATGTGTGGAACTCTCACCCGAAGAAGTATGGCCCTGGATCTCGTACCTG CCGTGTGTGCGGGAACTCGCACGGGCTGATCAGGAAGTATGGATTGAACTGCTGCAGACAGTGTTTCCGCAGTAACGCTAAGGAAATTGGATTCATCAAG TACCGTTAA
- the LOC104790667 gene encoding uncharacterized protein LOC104790667, which translates to MATRPLISLQLLSSSYSLSSSSLKPPPPQFLFFTKPELSRHHRNQNKWRTSVHHQSSANLIIHPSLLFLSSGFDGGGGFIDTQTFIVTISLVVAIALSLFLGFKGDPVPCERCGGNGGTKCVFCLEGKMKVESGLVNCKVCKGSGLIFCKKCGGSGYSRRL; encoded by the exons ATGGCCACTCGACCTCTCATCTCTCTgcaacttctttcttcttcttattctctttcatcttcttcgttaaaaccaccaccaccacaattCCTCTTCTTTACGAAACCTGAACTAAGTAGACACCATAGAAACCAGAACAAGTGGCGGACAAGTGTTCATCATCAATCTTCAGCTAATCTCATCATTCACCCTTCACTTCTCTTCCTAAGTAGCGGCTTCGATGGCGGTGGCGGATTCATCGATACACAGACCTTCATTGTCACTATCAGTCTCGTTGTAGccattgctctctctctcttcctcggCTTCAAG GGAGATCCAGTGCCATGTGAGAGATGTGGTGGAAACG GCGGAACGAAATGTGTATTTTGCCTAGAAGGGAAGATGAAGGTGGAGTCTGGTTTGGTTAACTGCAAAGTCTGCAAAGGTTCAG GTTTGATTTTTTGCAAGAAATGTGGAGGTTCTGGATAT